One genomic window of Glycine max cultivar Williams 82 chromosome 16, Glycine_max_v4.0, whole genome shotgun sequence includes the following:
- the LOC100816363 gene encoding 26S proteasome regulatory subunit 7, with translation MMTVEEKPDVTYNDVGGCKEQIEKMREVVELPMLHPEKFVKLGIDPPKGVLCYSPPGTGKTLLARAVANRTDACFIRVIGSELVQKYVGEDARMVRELFQMAHSKTACIVFFDEVDAIGGARFDDGVGGDNEVQHTMLEIVNSTGADIRSVCTEAGMYAIRARRKTVTEKDFLDAVNKVIKGYQKFSATPNYSSTSQKLCGRERAGGEAAQPLPERGHESRSHSGVQEETVLREQAGGEEAQVPRSCQA, from the exons ATGATGACAGTTGAAGAGAAGCCTGATGTGACATATAATGATGTTGGTGGTTGTAAGGAGCAGATTGAAAAGATGCGAGAA GTTGTTGAGCTTCCCATGCTTCACCCTGAGAAATTCGTTAAGCTAGGAATTGATCCTCCAAAGGGTGTTCTTTGCTATAGTCCACCAGGGACTGGCAAAACACTTTTAGCTAGGGCTGTGGCTAATAGGACTGATGCTTGTTTTATAAGAGTTATTGGAAGTGAGCTAGTTCAGAAATATGTTGGTGAGGATGCTCGAATGGTTCGTGAACTATTTCAG ATGGCCCACTCAAAGACGGCATGCATTGTGTTTTTCGATGAAGTTGATGCAATTGGGGGTGCACGGTTTGATGATGGTGTTGGTGGTGATAATGAGGTTCAGCACACTATGCTTGAAATTGTGAATTCTACCG GGGCCGATATAAGGAGCGTTTGCACTGAAGCTGGTATGTATGCTATTCGAGCCAGAAGGAAGACCGTGACAGAGAAAGACTTCCTTGACGCAGTTAATAAAGTCATCAAAGGATACCAGAAGTTCAGTGCAACTCCCAACTATTCCTCTACTTCCCAGAAACTATGTGGAAGAGAACGAGCCGGAGGAGAGGCTGCTCAACCGCTTCCGGAGAGAGGTCATGAGAGCCGGAGTCATTCAGGAGTGCAAGAGGAGACGGTTCTTCGAGAACAAGCAGGAGGAGAAGAAGCGCAAGTCCCGCGAAGCTGCCAAGCGTAA
- the LOC100777865 gene encoding uncharacterized protein At4g15970, producing the protein MRALRLRNCVYLPLLAFLIVSVCFLLYHYPRSLERGVTKVVLLKHRSTYYSENEELDNVLWSAKLPDRTVILTMVDESMASPGSILDILLQSFKSGEGTERLLNHLVIISMDPQAFEYCSSLHPYCIHPSIFPRPIMTTPDHNLFTWTRNDVLYEVIRLGYNIIFTDADVLWLRSPFINFHAASELTISCSDGQSGSDLQDGGIFFLKASENSLEFFKYWKLTKFLHPNNPAEESLCTTVSVMQDAVSRYSFDVQLANTSSFGDFCQLNMNTLREAYTIQANCCDDLKSKVHDLRIVLDDWIRFRKRASEGNALDKMDLRWPQKCSIRNYT; encoded by the exons ATGAGAGCATTGAGATTGAGGAATTGTGTGTATCTTCCTCTCTTAGCTTTCTTGATCGTGTCGGTATGTTTCCTACTATATCACTACCCTAGATCACTTGAAAGGGGAGTCACAAAGGTGGTTCTGCTCAAGCATAGATCAACT TATTactcagaaaatgaagaattgGATAATGTACTGTGGAGTGCTAAATTGCCAGACAGAACAGTTATCCTAACCATGGTAGATGAATCAATGGCAAGTCCTGGATCTATCCTTGACATTTTACTACAGAGCTTCAAATCAGGTGAAGGGACCGAAAGATTGCTGAATCACTTGGTGATCATATCCATGGACCCCCAAGCTTTTGAGTACTGCAGTTCCTTGCACCCCTATTGCATCCATCCCTCCATATTTCCACGTCCCATTATGACAACCCCAGATCATAATTTATTCACTTGGACAAGAAATGATGTTTTGTATGAAGTGATTCGATTGGGTTACAACATAATTTTCACG GATGCAGATGTACTGTGGCTTAGAAGTCCGTTTATAAACTTCCATGCGGCTAGTGAACTCACAATTTCATGTAGTGATGGACAAAGTGGAAGTGACCTGCAGGATGGGGGGATCTTCTTCTTGAAAGCAAGTGAGAATTCCCTTGAATTCTTCAAGTATTGGAAATTGACCAAGTTCCTGCATCCAAACAATCCCGCAGAAGAGTCCTTGTGTACAACAGTAAGTGTAATGCAGGATGCAGTTAGCCGGTATAGCTTTGATGTTCAGCTTGCAAATACAAGCTCTTTTGGTGATTTTTGTCAGCTAAATATGAACACGTTAAGGGAGGCTTATACCATTCAAGCTAACTGTTGTGATGATCTCAAAAGCAAAGTTCATGACCTGAGGATTGTTCTTGATGATTGGATCCGCTTCAGAAAACGTGCATCAGAGGGCAATGCTTTGGACAAAATGGATTTGAGGTGGCCACAGAAGTGCTCCATAAGAAACTATACTTAG